Proteins encoded together in one Benincasa hispida cultivar B227 chromosome 1, ASM972705v1, whole genome shotgun sequence window:
- the LOC120091211 gene encoding protein TIFY 9-like → MSIVELDFFAMENQSAAAASNSTLFRRQRSLKDIQSAISKINPAILKSLIVSGSADHNPSDFTIPIAICPKFQSPPPYRSPNGDQNLSTPLPVYSASTSRLSPEIASNKYPLTIFYNETVAVFHVSREEAKSILTFAEKGSSASNGKGEAEKGKSMAEISSNQHQQLVNVDPQDEDLPLARKRSLQRFLEKRKERLIPAGPYGCR, encoded by the exons ATGTCCATTGTTGAACTCGATTTCTTCGCCATGGAAAATCAATCCGCCGCCGCCGCCTCCAACTCCACTCTCTTCCGTCGCCAAAGAAGCCTCAAAG ATATTCAGAGCGCCATTTCCAAAATCAATCCCGCGATTCTCAAATCTCTCATCGTCTCTGGCTCTGCCGATCATAATCCTTCCGATTTCACTATTCCAATTGCGATTTGTCCGAAATTCCAATCGCCGCCTCCGTATCGGAGTCCTAATGGCGATCAGAATCTTTCGACACCACTGCCTGTTTATTCCGCCTCTACCTCAAG GTTGAGTCCAGAGATCGCTTCCAATAAATATCCTCTAACGATTTTTTACAATGAAACCGTCGCCGTTTTCCACGTTTCTCGTGAAGAG GCTAAAAGCATTCTGACGTTTGCTGAAAAGGGCAGCAGCGCAAGCAATGGGAAGGGTGAAGCTGAAAAAGGGAAATCAATGGCtgaaatttcttcaaatcagcACCAACAGCTGGTGAACGTTGATCCTCAAGATGAAG ATCTTCCATTAGCAAGAAAAAGGTCGCTTCAAAGATTTTTGGAGAAACGCAAGGAGAG GTTAATTCCTGCTGGGCCCTATGGTTGTCGCTAA